Proteins encoded within one genomic window of Streptomyces kaniharaensis:
- a CDS encoding thermostable hemolysin, whose product MTRGDEHAMQIGIAERTSTLWHDAVDLASEVYATQYGARVRPSPESFIVAQTDEGSGPTVLACAGLTFGATEPLFSERYLAGSLEEEIERALGVTVDRGGVVEVGSLATRERTVGLEVIRATPIIAWCLGMQFILATATKPLIKRLEQTGIGFVPLGPADPARLGSDEEVERWGSYYEQEPEVGVIPLNALERLFTDATGRYSMAGVAFTVKSDRKVATYAGH is encoded by the coding sequence ATGACCAGGGGGGACGAACACGCCATGCAGATCGGCATAGCGGAACGAACGAGCACGCTCTGGCACGACGCCGTGGACCTGGCCAGCGAGGTCTACGCGACGCAGTACGGGGCCCGGGTCCGGCCGTCGCCAGAGTCCTTCATCGTCGCGCAGACCGACGAGGGCTCCGGACCGACGGTACTGGCCTGCGCCGGACTGACCTTCGGCGCCACCGAACCGCTCTTCTCGGAGCGGTACCTGGCCGGCAGCCTGGAGGAGGAGATCGAGCGGGCCCTCGGGGTGACCGTGGACCGCGGCGGCGTGGTGGAGGTCGGATCGCTCGCGACCCGCGAGCGCACGGTCGGACTCGAGGTCATCCGGGCCACCCCGATCATCGCGTGGTGCCTGGGGATGCAGTTCATCCTCGCCACCGCGACCAAGCCGCTGATCAAGCGGCTGGAGCAGACCGGGATCGGGTTCGTCCCACTCGGGCCCGCCGACCCGGCCCGGCTCGGCTCCGACGAGGAGGTCGAGCGCTGGGGCAGCTACTACGAGCAGGAGCCGGAGGTCGGCGTCATCCCGCTCAACGCGCTGGAGCGCCTGTTCACGGACGCCACCGGGCGCTACTCGATGGCCGGGGTGGCGTTCACCGTCAAGTCCGACCGGAAGGTGGCGACGTATGCGGGTCATTGA
- a CDS encoding AMP-binding protein, translating to MRVIEEVLRRLGETDRPLVEVLDEDTEAARVLSYRDVTRAAQALVEQLGDGGRPRKVGVLCGNTPEFVVSDLALLAARIVEVPVPLAFSAEQAAGLLEDVDVCLVDGLGERRLAEWGRANVLPERCRTVSVSFDRLAAQDAGPLHLGETGDDWECKVIHTSGTTSRPKGVRIRAHAVDALLGSLLSVMPERAFARYLSVVPFSLLIEQVTGLYMVLLHEGTLVQLPAAMPLVGTDAKAVAAVMPFVRAARPTALVATPALVDEFAAAAEAAPEGTAAREVFGTAQAPLICCGGAPVHPNVLQRLEALGLPVHEGYGLSENSSVVAWNTPGARRIGSVGKPLPHVRVRIADDGELLVNSTSLFAGYTRNDPSSLALDGDGWLLTGDLARIDEDGFIHITGRKKNVIITGTGRNVAPEWVEAQYAQLPFVDAVAVVGDGLVALRGLFLVRPGTDPETALEEITAYGREHLSDVERVADPVVLVSSEEVYRRFFTVTGRPVRATVLKAIADGTIDTNGPGTNGLGNN from the coding sequence ATGCGGGTCATTGAGGAGGTGCTGCGGCGCCTCGGGGAGACGGACCGGCCCCTGGTGGAGGTCCTCGACGAGGACACCGAGGCGGCCCGGGTGCTGTCCTACCGGGACGTCACCAGGGCGGCGCAGGCGCTCGTCGAGCAACTGGGCGACGGCGGCCGGCCGCGCAAGGTCGGCGTGCTGTGCGGCAACACCCCGGAGTTCGTCGTCTCCGACCTGGCCCTGCTGGCCGCCCGCATCGTCGAGGTGCCGGTCCCGCTGGCGTTCTCAGCCGAGCAGGCGGCCGGGCTGCTGGAGGACGTCGACGTCTGTCTCGTGGACGGCCTCGGCGAGCGGCGGCTGGCCGAGTGGGGGCGCGCCAACGTGCTGCCCGAGCGGTGCCGCACGGTGTCCGTGTCCTTCGACCGCCTCGCGGCACAGGACGCCGGGCCCCTGCACCTCGGCGAGACCGGGGACGACTGGGAGTGCAAGGTCATCCACACGTCCGGGACGACCTCCCGGCCCAAGGGGGTGCGGATCCGGGCCCACGCCGTCGACGCCCTGCTCGGCTCCCTGCTCTCGGTGATGCCCGAGCGCGCCTTCGCCCGCTACCTGTCGGTGGTGCCGTTCAGCCTGCTGATCGAGCAGGTCACCGGCCTGTACATGGTGCTGCTGCACGAGGGCACCCTGGTCCAACTCCCGGCCGCCATGCCGCTGGTGGGCACGGACGCCAAGGCGGTGGCCGCGGTCATGCCGTTCGTCCGCGCCGCCCGGCCGACGGCCCTGGTCGCCACGCCCGCGCTGGTCGACGAGTTCGCCGCGGCGGCCGAGGCGGCCCCCGAGGGGACGGCCGCCCGGGAGGTCTTCGGCACCGCGCAGGCCCCGCTGATCTGCTGCGGCGGCGCCCCCGTGCACCCGAACGTGCTCCAGCGACTGGAGGCGCTCGGCCTGCCCGTCCACGAGGGCTACGGGCTGTCGGAGAACAGCTCGGTCGTGGCCTGGAACACGCCGGGGGCCCGCCGCATCGGCAGCGTCGGCAAGCCGCTGCCGCACGTCCGGGTGCGCATCGCCGACGACGGCGAGCTGCTGGTCAACAGCACCTCCCTGTTCGCGGGTTACACCCGCAACGACCCCTCCAGCCTGGCGCTGGACGGCGACGGCTGGCTGCTCACCGGTGACCTCGCCCGGATCGACGAGGACGGGTTCATCCACATCACCGGCCGCAAGAAGAACGTCATCATCACCGGCACCGGCCGCAACGTCGCACCCGAGTGGGTGGAGGCCCAGTACGCCCAACTGCCCTTCGTCGACGCGGTCGCCGTCGTCGGGGACGGACTGGTCGCGCTCCGGGGCCTGTTCCTGGTACGGCCGGGCACCGACCCGGAGACGGCTCTTGAGGAGATCACCGCGTACGGGCGCGAGCACCTGTCCGACGTGGAACGCGTGGCGGACCCGGTCGTCCTGGTCTCCTCGGAGGAGGTCTACCGGCGGTTCTTCACCGTGACCGGCCGCCCGGTGCGCGCGACCGTACTCAAAGCCATCGCCGACGGAACCATCGACACCAACGGACCCGGCACCAACGGACTCGGCAACAACTGA
- a CDS encoding TauD/TfdA family dioxygenase — protein sequence MASFTTTTRYGSGTGLLVTPGDADTLAGLDPARVIELLADAGFLLFRGFSPDLQQFSQFVKAHSSRITLDPARSFHGGEVAQKVDAGTAAVGLHLENGNSPFGPDLTWFFCEKAASQGSQTTVCDGYRVWDEATPGAREQFGQDIVYSRRVEEDKWKAFVFHHLGGSKEPRDITFDDMRALVAGKEDSTTITLNPDGSMAYSFRTPAARTTLFGERLSWANSIFGPSYNYETPRITFAEDGNELPDTLLDEMRALTEKVTEDLEWQDGDVALIDNTRVMHGRRAILDTDRTIYNAQSYLAEALLPAGPAR from the coding sequence ATGGCATCCTTCACCACCACCACTCGGTACGGCTCCGGCACCGGCCTGCTGGTCACGCCCGGCGACGCGGACACGCTGGCCGGGCTCGACCCGGCCCGGGTGATCGAGCTCCTGGCGGACGCGGGCTTCCTGCTCTTCCGCGGGTTCTCGCCGGACCTCCAGCAGTTCTCGCAGTTCGTCAAGGCGCACTCCAGCCGGATCACCCTGGACCCGGCGCGGTCCTTCCACGGCGGCGAGGTGGCCCAGAAGGTCGACGCCGGCACGGCGGCGGTGGGTCTGCACCTGGAGAACGGCAACAGCCCGTTCGGGCCCGACCTCACCTGGTTCTTCTGCGAGAAGGCCGCCTCCCAGGGCTCGCAGACCACCGTCTGCGACGGCTACCGCGTCTGGGACGAGGCGACCCCCGGTGCCCGCGAGCAGTTCGGCCAGGACATCGTGTACAGCCGCCGGGTCGAGGAGGACAAGTGGAAGGCGTTCGTCTTCCACCACCTGGGCGGCAGCAAGGAGCCCCGGGACATCACCTTCGACGACATGCGCGCGCTGGTGGCCGGCAAGGAGGACTCCACGACCATCACGCTGAACCCGGACGGCTCGATGGCGTACTCCTTCCGCACCCCCGCCGCCCGCACCACCCTGTTCGGCGAGCGGCTCTCCTGGGCGAACAGCATCTTCGGTCCCTCGTACAACTACGAGACCCCGCGGATCACCTTCGCCGAGGACGGGAACGAGCTGCCGGATACCCTCCTCGACGAGATGCGGGCGCTCACCGAGAAGGTGACCGAGGACCTCGAATGGCAGGACGGGGACGTCGCACTGATCGACAACACCCGGGTCATGCACGGCCGTCGCGCGATCCTCGACACCGACCGCACCATCTACAACGCCCAGAGCTACCTCGCCGAGGCCCTCCTGCCCGCCGGGCCCGCCCGGTGA
- a CDS encoding O-methyltransferase — MTADGLAPSAVLPDPRVQQVIDRLTDQAGARDADVMKRAYAAVADWSEPPSPEQAAELCEEAALPVDPQVGTYLYQMVRALRPSLVVEFGTSFGISTLYIATALRDNGTGRVIGSEFQPGKAQKALGHLTEAGVDHVAEIRVGDARTELNELPGPIDLLLLDGWKELYLPVLRQLEPHLRAGALVVSDNLPMLPTEFLAHVRGPGYVSQELALGEGIEVSVRLSS; from the coding sequence GTGACCGCCGACGGCCTCGCGCCGAGCGCCGTGCTCCCCGACCCCCGCGTCCAGCAGGTGATCGACCGGCTGACCGACCAGGCCGGGGCGCGGGACGCCGACGTCATGAAGCGTGCGTACGCCGCCGTGGCCGACTGGTCCGAACCGCCCTCCCCGGAGCAGGCGGCGGAGCTGTGCGAGGAGGCCGCGCTGCCCGTCGACCCGCAGGTCGGCACCTACCTCTACCAGATGGTCCGGGCGCTGCGCCCGTCCCTGGTGGTGGAGTTCGGCACCTCCTTCGGCATCTCCACGCTGTACATCGCGACCGCGCTGCGCGACAACGGCACCGGCCGGGTGATCGGCTCGGAGTTCCAGCCCGGCAAGGCGCAGAAGGCCCTCGGCCACCTGACCGAGGCCGGGGTGGACCACGTCGCCGAAATCCGCGTCGGTGACGCGCGCACCGAGCTGAACGAGCTGCCGGGTCCGATCGACCTGCTGCTGCTGGACGGCTGGAAGGAGCTCTACCTGCCCGTCCTTCGGCAGCTGGAGCCCCACCTGCGGGCGGGCGCGCTCGTCGTCTCCGACAACCTGCCGATGCTGCCGACGGAGTTCCTGGCCCACGTCCGCGGGCCGGGGTACGTCTCGCAGGAGCTGGCCCTGGGCGAGGGCATCGAAGTGTCGGTGCGCCTGTCGTCCTGA
- a CDS encoding nuclear transport factor 2 family protein, translated as MSPLPDRRTLLRAGLATAVPVAVAAHAAAPAAAEPFSLREDDVVRWITAYLAAWRNKDADAAVALFTPDAVYQAVPGVAQQTFQGRQAIGDYWRGVTAPQSDLSARYGRPIVQGNRAVVELWVQLQVPGDGGTRQWITLIETNVLRFEAPGLVSCNVEYWNLQSGRIDPPAGWGH; from the coding sequence ATGTCCCCGCTCCCCGACCGCCGTACGCTCCTTCGGGCCGGACTGGCGACGGCGGTGCCCGTCGCGGTGGCCGCCCACGCGGCCGCTCCGGCGGCGGCCGAACCGTTCAGCCTGCGGGAAGACGACGTGGTCCGCTGGATCACGGCCTACCTCGCGGCCTGGCGGAACAAGGACGCCGACGCCGCCGTCGCGCTCTTCACCCCGGACGCCGTCTACCAGGCCGTCCCCGGTGTCGCGCAGCAGACCTTCCAGGGCCGCCAGGCGATCGGCGACTACTGGCGCGGCGTCACCGCGCCGCAGTCGGACCTGTCCGCCCGGTACGGCCGGCCGATCGTCCAGGGCAACCGGGCGGTCGTCGAGCTGTGGGTGCAGCTCCAGGTGCCGGGCGACGGCGGGACCCGGCAGTGGATCACACTGATCGAGACGAACGTCCTGCGCTTCGAGGCGCCCGGGCTGGTCTCGTGCAACGTCGAGTACTGGAACCTCCAGTCCGGGCGGATCGACCCGCCCGCGGGCTGGGGGCACTGA
- a CDS encoding amidohydrolase family protein: MDRLLLRDGHVLTMDPLLGDLPCADILVEDGRIAAVGPSLAADDAEVVDAAGCIVLPGFVDTHRHMWQAVLRGHGADQTLGEYFRVVLGTLGPLMGPHDLYLGNLLSALSALDAGITTVQDISNVGKPTQDHSDAVIAGLVDSGIRARHSYGQGTEADLRRLRAAIGGGDSLVTLGLNAEPSDEHGTRRAWALADELDLPIALHARGYGTVDRLHRLTGLHKGTVYIHGNGLGGYDLDLIAQSGGALSVAPAIEMTMGHGLPPFREARDAGVRTSLSTDVEVAAAADMFTQMRAAFQTSRYAALHHGGSERDLPTCRQILEYATIGGARALGLEDRVGSLTPGKSADLVVLRADRPGVVPVYDAARTVVSAMDRGDVDSVLVAGTFRKRAGRLTHASLASVLEQAGAVRDRLRREHRR, encoded by the coding sequence ATGGACCGTCTGCTCCTGCGCGACGGCCACGTCCTCACCATGGATCCGCTCCTCGGGGACCTGCCGTGCGCCGACATCCTGGTCGAGGACGGGCGGATCGCGGCGGTGGGGCCATCCCTCGCCGCCGACGACGCGGAGGTCGTCGACGCGGCCGGGTGCATCGTGCTGCCCGGGTTCGTCGACACCCACCGGCACATGTGGCAGGCGGTGCTGCGCGGCCACGGCGCCGACCAGACGCTCGGCGAGTACTTCCGGGTCGTCCTCGGCACCCTGGGCCCCCTGATGGGCCCGCACGACCTGTACCTGGGCAACCTGCTCAGCGCGCTGAGCGCCCTGGACGCGGGCATCACCACCGTCCAGGACATCTCCAACGTCGGCAAGCCCACCCAGGACCACTCCGACGCCGTGATCGCGGGCCTCGTGGACTCCGGCATCCGGGCCCGGCACTCCTACGGACAGGGCACGGAGGCCGACCTGCGGCGCCTGCGCGCCGCCATCGGGGGCGGCGACTCGCTGGTCACCCTGGGCCTCAACGCCGAGCCCTCCGACGAACACGGCACCCGCCGCGCCTGGGCGCTCGCCGACGAGCTCGACCTGCCCATCGCCCTGCACGCCCGCGGCTACGGCACCGTCGACCGGCTGCACCGCCTCACCGGGCTGCACAAGGGCACCGTCTACATCCACGGGAACGGGCTCGGCGGCTACGACCTCGACCTCATCGCCCAGAGCGGCGGCGCGCTGTCCGTCGCGCCCGCCATCGAGATGACGATGGGCCACGGCCTGCCGCCGTTCCGCGAGGCCCGGGACGCGGGGGTGAGGACCTCGCTCAGCACGGACGTCGAGGTGGCCGCCGCGGCCGACATGTTCACCCAGATGCGGGCGGCCTTCCAGACCTCCCGCTACGCCGCCCTGCACCACGGCGGCTCCGAGCGGGATCTGCCGACCTGCCGGCAGATCCTGGAGTACGCGACGATCGGCGGGGCGAGGGCGCTGGGCCTGGAGGACCGGGTCGGGAGCCTGACCCCGGGCAAGTCGGCCGACCTGGTCGTGCTGCGCGCCGACCGGCCCGGCGTGGTGCCGGTCTACGACGCGGCCCGCACCGTCGTCTCCGCGATGGACCGCGGCGACGTCGACTCGGTGCTGGTGGCGGGCACGTTCCGCAAGCGGGCGGGCCGGCTCACCCACGCCTCCCTGGCGTCCGTCCTGGAGCAGGCCGGGGCGGTGCGCGACCGGCTCCGCCGGGAACACCGCCGCTGA
- a CDS encoding SpoIIE family protein phosphatase — MHGHEWDATDAAGPVPGDTPARPEGHRLVPLATALIQGDGLILHWSEDAEALLGYTAEEAVGSHAARLLTDDTDRAEVLDLFRRIMGGTGWSGVFPVRHRDGHRVELEFRTYPIAGPAGTLLLLATASDIRAIHEIEADLAVLDGIFGRSPIGMAVYDTRLRYVRINEALARMNGVPVAAHLGRRISAVLPGINTAEIEQTMRQVLRTGKPVVDARSHGRVPGDPKRDRAWSASYFRLEDSTGRVFGVASSIIDVTERFQAEARAARAQERLATIAEATARIGTTLDLQRTAEELIEAVVPRFADFATVDLLEPVLRGAEPTAIPADRPITLRAVAVGESYETGLAHAVDTVGETSEYAPDRSYTQCLRSGRPLLRSRVDTEVLRGLVASEDRVAPGMAAGIHSYLMVPLTARGMVLGGSEFIRMRNPEPFSAADVALAEELVARTALAIDNARLYRRERETALTLQRSLLPQEIHRTLGLEIAYRYLPSSVVSEVGGDWFDVVPLSCGRVALVVGDVMGHGIRAAATMGQLRTVARTLATLDMPPEQVLTRLDETASGIGEGQFATCICAVYDPLERTVQVASAGHLPPVWVAPDGLARKVEVPPGVPLGVGGVAFESIEFTLPEGGMVALYTDGLVERRGQDIDDGIGLLARTLAGPGRTLEQSCDAVLGALVTDGTDDDIAMIMARVLPLPADRIATLPLTGGGRLPGKARRFTRETLQRWGLAALTDFAELLVSELVTNALLHADAPRRLRLFRDRVLTVEVSDAGGQTPQLRPFAEQDEGGRGMFLVSELAQRWGSRLTRNGKVVWAELELPLGTV; from the coding sequence ATGCACGGACACGAGTGGGACGCGACCGACGCCGCCGGCCCGGTGCCGGGCGACACCCCCGCACGTCCCGAAGGCCACCGGCTGGTCCCGCTCGCCACCGCCCTGATCCAGGGTGACGGCCTGATCCTGCACTGGAGCGAGGACGCCGAGGCTCTGCTCGGCTACACCGCCGAGGAGGCCGTCGGCAGCCACGCCGCCCGGCTGCTCACCGACGACACCGACCGCGCCGAGGTCCTGGACCTGTTCCGGCGGATCATGGGCGGCACCGGCTGGTCCGGCGTCTTCCCGGTCCGTCACCGCGACGGCCACCGGGTCGAGCTGGAGTTCCGCACCTACCCGATCGCCGGCCCGGCCGGCACCCTCCTGCTGCTCGCCACCGCCTCCGACATCCGCGCCATCCACGAGATCGAGGCCGACCTCGCCGTCCTCGACGGCATCTTCGGCCGCTCGCCCATCGGCATGGCCGTCTACGACACCCGGCTGCGCTACGTCCGGATCAACGAGGCACTCGCCCGGATGAACGGCGTCCCGGTCGCCGCCCACCTCGGCCGCCGGATATCCGCGGTGCTGCCTGGCATCAACACCGCCGAGATCGAGCAGACCATGAGACAGGTGCTCAGAACCGGCAAGCCCGTGGTGGACGCCCGCTCGCACGGCCGGGTCCCCGGGGATCCGAAGCGCGACCGCGCCTGGTCCGCCTCCTACTTCCGGCTGGAGGACTCCACCGGCCGGGTCTTCGGCGTCGCCTCCTCGATCATCGACGTCACCGAGCGCTTCCAGGCCGAGGCCCGCGCCGCCCGCGCGCAGGAACGTCTCGCCACCATCGCCGAGGCCACCGCCCGGATCGGCACCACCCTCGACCTCCAGCGCACCGCCGAGGAGCTGATCGAGGCCGTCGTCCCCCGGTTCGCCGACTTCGCCACCGTCGACCTGCTGGAGCCGGTGCTGCGCGGCGCCGAGCCCACCGCCATCCCCGCCGACCGCCCGATCACGCTGCGGGCCGTCGCCGTCGGCGAGTCCTACGAGACCGGCCTCGCGCACGCCGTCGACACCGTCGGCGAGACCTCCGAGTACGCCCCCGACCGCAGCTACACCCAGTGCCTGCGCAGCGGCCGCCCGCTGCTGCGCTCCCGCGTGGACACCGAGGTGCTGCGCGGACTGGTCGCCAGCGAGGACCGGGTCGCCCCCGGCATGGCGGCCGGCATCCACTCGTACCTGATGGTGCCGCTCACCGCGCGGGGCATGGTCCTCGGCGGCTCCGAGTTCATCCGGATGCGCAACCCAGAGCCGTTCAGCGCCGCCGACGTCGCCCTCGCCGAGGAACTCGTCGCCCGCACCGCCCTGGCCATCGACAACGCCCGGCTCTACCGGCGTGAGCGCGAGACCGCGCTCACCCTCCAGCGCAGCCTGCTGCCGCAGGAGATCCACCGCACGCTCGGCCTGGAGATCGCCTACCGGTACCTGCCCAGCAGCGTGGTCAGCGAGGTCGGCGGCGACTGGTTCGACGTCGTGCCGCTGTCCTGCGGCAGGGTCGCCCTGGTGGTCGGCGACGTGATGGGCCACGGCATCCGGGCCGCCGCCACCATGGGCCAACTGCGCACCGTCGCCCGCACGTTGGCCACCCTGGACATGCCGCCCGAGCAGGTCCTGACCCGGCTGGACGAGACCGCCTCGGGGATCGGCGAGGGCCAGTTCGCCACCTGCATCTGCGCCGTCTACGACCCGCTGGAGCGCACCGTCCAGGTCGCCTCGGCCGGCCACCTCCCGCCGGTCTGGGTGGCCCCCGACGGCCTCGCCCGCAAGGTCGAGGTGCCGCCGGGCGTGCCGCTCGGCGTCGGCGGGGTGGCCTTCGAGTCGATCGAGTTCACGCTCCCCGAGGGCGGCATGGTCGCCCTCTACACCGACGGCCTGGTCGAGCGGCGCGGCCAGGACATCGACGACGGCATCGGGCTGCTCGCCCGTACCCTCGCCGGGCCCGGCCGCACCCTGGAGCAGAGCTGCGACGCCGTTCTCGGCGCCCTCGTCACCGACGGCACCGACGACGACATCGCGATGATCATGGCCCGGGTGCTGCCGCTGCCCGCCGACCGGATCGCCACCCTCCCGCTCACCGGCGGCGGACGCCTGCCCGGCAAGGCCCGCCGCTTCACCCGCGAGACGCTGCAGCGCTGGGGCCTGGCCGCGCTCACCGACTTCGCCGAACTGCTGGTCAGCGAGCTGGTCACGAACGCCCTCCTGCACGCCGACGCCCCGCGGCGGCTGCGCCTGTTCCGCGACCGCGTGCTCACCGTCGAGGTCTCCGACGCGGGCGGCCAGACGCCGCAGCTGCGCCCGTTCGCCGAGCAGGACGAGGGCGGGCGCGGCATGTTCCTGGTCAGCGAGCTGGCCCAGCGCTGGGGCAGCCGGCTGACCAGGAACGGCAAGGTGGTCTGGGCCGAGCTGGAGCTCCCCCTCGGGACGGTCTGA
- a CDS encoding TetR/AcrR family transcriptional regulator has product MTSHPAARTPQQDRSRATRARLLAAAVDCLAEHGWNGSTVAVVAERAGVSRGAAQHHFPTREDLFTAAVEHVTAERLAAVRAHADELPAAGPDRTRAVVDMIVRLYTGPLFRAALHLWTAAATEEPLRERIIALEGHVGREAHRAAVQFLDADERHPGVRESVQATLDLARGLGLANLLTDDSARRSGVIRQWAGLLESTLRPVRP; this is encoded by the coding sequence ATGACCAGCCACCCCGCCGCCCGCACCCCGCAACAGGACCGCAGCCGCGCCACCCGCGCCCGGCTGCTCGCGGCGGCCGTGGACTGCCTGGCCGAACACGGCTGGAACGGCTCCACCGTCGCCGTGGTCGCCGAACGCGCCGGAGTCTCCCGGGGCGCCGCCCAGCACCACTTCCCGACCCGCGAGGACCTGTTCACCGCGGCCGTCGAACACGTCACCGCCGAGCGGCTGGCCGCCGTCCGCGCCCACGCGGACGAGCTGCCGGCCGCCGGCCCGGACCGCACCCGCGCCGTCGTCGACATGATCGTCCGCCTCTACACCGGCCCGCTGTTCCGCGCCGCCCTCCACCTGTGGACCGCCGCCGCCACCGAGGAGCCGCTGCGCGAGCGGATCATCGCCCTGGAGGGGCACGTCGGCCGGGAGGCCCACCGGGCCGCCGTCCAGTTCCTCGACGCCGACGAGCGCCACCCCGGCGTGCGCGAATCGGTGCAGGCCACTCTCGACCTCGCCCGCGGACTCGGCCTCGCCAACCTGCTCACCGACGACAGCGCCCGACGATCCGGAGTGATCCGGCAGTGGGCGGGCCTTCTGGAGAGTACGCTGCGCCCGGTACGCCCATGA
- a CDS encoding 4-coumarate--CoA ligase family protein produces MVFRSEFPDVPAVDLPIHDAVLGAAERYGDRPALVDGVTGESVSYARLAEAVRRVAAGLAGAGVRKGDVVALFSPNTTGYPMAFYGATRAGATVTTVSSLATPGEVACQLRDSGARLLITVTPLLPTARKAADLLAAEGRPLAEIVVLDGAEGHRSLADLLATTGPAPEVEIDPGEDVAVLPYSSGTTGLPKGVMLTHRSIATNLAQCDALYRPAEGERVLAVLPFFHIYGLAALLNQPLRCGATVVVLPRFDLEQFCRTIEEQKVQALIVAPPIALALAKHPVVERFDLSSVEYLLCGAAPLDNGLASACARRLGLRHLLQGYGMTELSPVSHLISRQDPAPSPGAVGRLLPSTELRVTALDGDGTDLGPGEPGELLIRGPQVMKGYFGRPSDTAAIIDDEAWLHTGDIGYVDDRGYLHIVDRVKELIKYKGYQVAPAELEAVLLAHPEIADAAVIGVPNADGTECPKAFVVRTPGSGLGAEEVSAFVAGQVAPYKKVRAVEFVEAVPKSAAGKILRRELRAREAAR; encoded by the coding sequence TTGGTGTTCCGCAGTGAGTTCCCGGACGTGCCGGCGGTGGACCTGCCGATCCATGACGCGGTACTCGGCGCCGCCGAGCGCTACGGCGACCGGCCGGCCCTGGTCGACGGCGTCACCGGGGAGAGCGTGAGCTACGCGCGGCTCGCCGAGGCCGTCCGCCGGGTCGCCGCCGGGCTGGCCGGCGCGGGGGTGCGCAAGGGCGACGTGGTCGCCCTGTTCAGCCCCAACACGACCGGCTACCCGATGGCCTTCTACGGCGCCACCCGGGCCGGCGCCACCGTCACCACCGTCTCCTCCCTCGCCACCCCCGGCGAAGTGGCCTGCCAGCTCCGCGACAGCGGCGCCCGCCTGCTGATCACCGTCACCCCGCTCCTGCCCACCGCCCGCAAGGCCGCCGACCTGCTCGCCGCCGAGGGCCGCCCGCTCGCCGAGATCGTCGTCCTGGACGGCGCCGAGGGTCACCGCTCGCTCGCCGACCTGCTCGCCACCACCGGGCCCGCGCCCGAGGTCGAAATCGACCCCGGCGAGGACGTCGCCGTCCTGCCCTACTCCAGCGGCACCACCGGCCTGCCCAAGGGCGTGATGCTCACCCACCGCTCGATCGCCACCAACCTCGCCCAGTGCGACGCCCTCTACCGGCCCGCCGAGGGCGAACGCGTCCTCGCCGTCCTGCCGTTCTTCCACATCTACGGTCTCGCCGCACTCCTCAACCAGCCGCTGCGCTGCGGCGCGACGGTGGTCGTCCTGCCCCGCTTCGACCTGGAGCAGTTCTGCCGCACCATCGAGGAGCAGAAGGTCCAGGCGCTGATCGTGGCCCCGCCGATCGCGCTCGCCCTCGCCAAGCACCCGGTGGTGGAACGCTTCGACCTGTCCTCCGTCGAGTACCTGCTGTGCGGCGCCGCGCCGCTCGACAACGGACTGGCCAGCGCCTGCGCCCGCCGCCTCGGCCTCCGGCACCTCCTCCAGGGCTACGGCATGACCGAGCTGTCCCCGGTCTCCCACCTGATCTCGCGGCAGGACCCGGCCCCCTCGCCCGGCGCGGTCGGCCGGCTGCTGCCCTCCACCGAACTGCGGGTCACCGCCCTGGACGGCGACGGCACCGACCTCGGGCCCGGCGAGCCCGGCGAGCTGCTGATCCGCGGCCCGCAGGTGATGAAGGGCTACTTCGGCCGCCCCTCCGACACCGCCGCCATCATCGACGACGAGGCCTGGCTGCACACCGGCGACATCGGCTACGTCGACGACCGCGGCTACCTGCACATCGTCGACCGGGTCAAGGAACTGATCAAGTACAAGGGGTACCAGGTGGCCCCCGCCGAGCTGGAGGCCGTCCTGCTCGCCCATCCCGAGATCGCCGACGCCGCCGTCATCGGCGTGCCGAACGCCGACGGCACCGAGTGCCCCAAGGCCTTCGTCGTCCGCACCCCCGGCAGCGGGCTCGGCGCCGAGGAGGTCAGTGCCTTCGTGGCCGGCCAGGTCGCCCCGTACAAGAAGGTCCGTGCGGTCGAGTTCGTCGAGGCCGTCCCCAAGTCCGCGGCCGGCAAGATCCTCCGCCGCGAACTGCGCGCCCGGGAGGCCGCCCGCTGA